The region GTTTTGGGGCATATTGCGATTCGCGACAAAAAACTTTCAAGTTATCAGTTTGACGTCTTAGATGGTGGAATTCATCCTGAAAATGGAGCTGTAATAACTGTTAGTGTTACCCAATATCCTAAACCTAATTCACCTAAATTAATTGCGGGTATTGCAGTGGAAACAATCGGGTATAAAGACGATCCTGGGGTCGATATTTTACAGATTATTTACCAACACGATGTTCCAGTTGATTTTCCCGAAGATGTTTTGGAAGAAATCAAAGATATTCCGGATTATGTTACGGAAGATGAAAAAGTTGGCCGCGTTGATTTAACTGATGAAGTTTTGGTTACAATTGATGGTGATGATTCCAAAGATTTTGATGACGCTGTTGCGGTTACAAAACTTGATAATGGTAATTATCGTTTATTAGTTAGCATTGCGGACGTTTCACATTATGTTAAAGAGGGATCGCCACTGGATAAAGAAGCCTATCGTCGTAGTACGAGTGTATATCTGACTGATCGGGTTGTTCCAATGTTACCACGCAAGTTATCAAATGGAATTTGTTCTTTAAATCCTGATGTCGAACGTCTTTCAATGACCAGTGAAATGGAAATAAATCCAGAAGGTAAAACTGTTAAACACCGAATTTACCCGAGCGTTATGCGGTCACATGCTCGCTTAACATATAATAATGTGAATAAAATCTTAGAGTCGGACGACGAAAAGACACGTGAACGTTATGCAGATCTAGTTCCAATGTTAGAATTGATGGCAGAACTTCATAAGATTCTTTTAAAGAAGCGTAAACATCGTGGGGCTATTGAGTTTGATGATAATGAGGCTCAAATCATCGTTGACGAAACTGGTCATCCAACTGATATTAAGATTAGAGTACGTGGAACTTCCGAACGAATGATTGAATCATTTATGTTGGAAGCAAATGAAACAGTTGCGGAACATTATTATTCTGAGCATGTTCCTTTCTTATATCGTGTGCATGAAACTCCAGATGGAGAAAGAATGTTGTCATTTTTTGAATTTTTGACAAATTTTGGTCATGTTGTAAAGGGAAGCCCTAAGGATTTAAAGCCCAAAATGCTGCAAGGAGTTTTGAAGCAGGTTGCTGGTACACCGGAAGAAGCAATGATTTCGGTAATGATGTTACGAAGTATGAAACAAGCCAAGTATGATGCACAATCGCTAGGACATTTTGGATTAGCTGCTAAGTATTATACTCATTTCACTTCGCCGATTCGACGTTATCCTGATTTATTTGTTCATCGGTTGATTCGCCATTATCGTGATGATGGAATATCAGAGGAATCTCAAAGTAAGTATATTGCGGTACTGCCTGAAATTGCTGAACATACCTCTAAACTAGAAAGACGAGCTGTTGATACTGAACGTGATGTTGACGCCATGAAGAAGGCTGAATTTATGGGTGATCATGTTGGCGAACAATTCCATGCGGTTGTTAGCTCTGTAATGAAGTTTGGTTTATTCGTTGAACTGGAAAACACAGTTGAAGGGCTAATCCATATTAGTACCATGAAAGATGACTATTATGAATACGTTGAAAGTCAATTGGCACTGGTGGGGCGTAATACTCGAAGAACGTTCCAGATTGGGCAAGAGATTGATATTCAATTAATGCGGGTTGATAAAGATCAAGCAGAGGTAGACTTTGAGTTACTTCACCCTGAAAATACTCCAACCAGTGATATTCAATTACCACCACGTCAACAACGACCACGTAATGGTGGTAACAGAGGGAATCATAGTAATGGGAATCGTAATTTTAATAAAAACAATGGTTCCAAAAATGGTAATCATAAACCATTTTATAAAGATAAGAATTTAAAGAATAGACAACAAAGTGGGAATTCTAAAGCAACACACTAATCTATTTTTGGAGGTGACTTATGGCCAAAAAGATTAAAGCCAAAGACGACTCTCTGGCACAAAATAAAAAGGCGCGTCATGATTATGCTATTTCAGATACGGTTGAAGCGGGTATTGCATTAACTGGAACTGAGATTAAGTCGGTTAGGGAGCGTAGAATTACGCTACGTGACGGATTTGTTCAAGTTAGAAATGACGAAGCATATTTGATGAATGTTAACATTAGCGAATATGCTGAGGGTAATCAGTTTAATCATGATCCATTGCGAAATCGAAAGCTACTTTTGCATAAAAAGCAGATATTAGCGTTAGAAGAACAAACTAAGAATAAGGGAATTACAATTGTCCCCTTGAAGGTTTATTTAAAAAAAGGTTTTGCAAAGGTTTTGATTGGAGTAGCCAAAGGTAAGCGTGAATACGATAAACGACAGGATATCAAGAAACGCGATCAACAAAGAGAAATTGAGCGGACTCTGAGAAGACGGGCTAAATAATGTGAAAAATAAAAAAGATCCAGAGCATATAATCAGCTCTGGATCTTTTTTATTAGTGAAATACCATATTAAGCATTAATACACCTACAAGTCCACAGAATGCGATGATCGTTTCAAGAACTGTCCAGGTTAGTAATGTTTGCTTAATAGATAGGTTGAAGTATTCTTTAAACATCCAAAAGCCTGCATCATTTACATGAGAAGCTGCAACACTTCCAGAACCAATTGCAATAACCATTAAGGCAGGATCGACTCCGGTTTGAGTCATTAGTGGAGCAACTAACCCTGCTGCAGTTAACGCGGCCACTGTGGCCGAGCCAAGGGATACACGTAGTAGTACAGCTACTAACCATCCGAGTAGGAGGGGGGAAATACTACTTCCAACAAACATTTTAGCAACGGCAGCACCCACACCACCATCGATTAATATTTGTTTAAAAGCACCACCACCACCAATGATTAGCAAAAGCATAGCGATGGAACGGACAGCTTCTTCAATTGTTTCAGTAATTTGTGCATTATTTTTATGCTGATGAGCGCCCATTGCCCAAAGTGCAAACAATAGTGAAATTAGCATTGCGATACCAGGCGAACCAATCAATTGAACAATTTGGTCAACTATATCTGGATGTTTTGGAGTAACCCCCTTGTTGATAACCAGTTCATAAACTGTGGTGATTGTCATAAGGATTACTGGAAACAGGGATGTTAAAACGCTTAGTCCAAAGCTTGGTGCTTCCGAAATATTAAATCGGCGTTGTTTACCAACTTTAGATAAATCAGGTTTGCCTGTGAACGCATCTGGAACAAATTTTTGAGCAACTTTTGAGAAGAGGGGACCAGCTATATAAACCGTTGGAATCGCAATAATTATTCCAAAAAGTAATACATGCCCAACATTAGCACCTAATGTAGTTGCAATTGCAGTTGGTGCTGGATGTGGTGGCAGAAAGCCATGTGTTACCGAGAGGGCAGCACCCATTGGAATACCTAAATAAAGAATTGGAACCTGAGCTTCGATTGCGATAGCGAATACAATTGGAATCAGAAGTACGATTCCAACCTCAAAAAACAATGCAAGACCAATAATGAACGAAGCAATCACAATTGCGATTTGCAGTCTTTTGCGTCCGAAAAAGTCAATTAAGGTAGTTGAAATCGTATAAGCGCCACCGGCATCAGCAACTAAACGACCTAGAATCGCACCAAAACCGAAAACAAGAGCTAATTCTCCGAGCTGTCCGCCAATACCATTTTGAATACTGGTAGCAATCTTTTCTAAGGGCATGCCCAGCCCTATTCCTACTAGTACAGCTGTAAGGATTAGTGCAATATAAGTATTAAATTTGAATTTTATTATTAATAGTAATAGGAAAATAATCCCAATTGTAAGAACGATAAATGGCATTTTAATCCATCTCCTGACTTAGATTCCGTTGGTAATGAGCCAAATCATGGTAGATGGGCTCAAGTTGCTTCCCTACAAGTTCGTATATTTTATTAACCTGTACATATTGTTTATGATTTTCGCTGATAGGTGCATATTCTTTTGTATTACCGATCATGTCATGAACTTTATCAATGCTGTTTATTTCACCATGAGCCTTTAATCCCAGTACAGCAGCAGCAAGACAGGAGCTTTCAAAGCTTTCTGGAATGGTAATCGGAATACCAATTACGTCAGTTAAAATTTGGCGCCAGAGGGTAGAGCGGGCAAAGCCTCCAGTGGCCCTAATCTCGTTTACTTTAGTTGCTGATTCAGTGAGTTTTAATACCTGATTTAGGTTAAGGACGATGCCTTCTAATACCGCGCGGGCAATGTCGGCTCGGGTGTGGGAAGTTGTTAGGCCAATCATTGAACCACGAGCGTCTGTGTTCCAAAGAGGCGCACGTTCACCACTAAAATAAGGATGAAAAATAATTCCATGGGAACCAATTGGAACGTTAGCTGCATCTTTAGTGATACGATCATATGGATCTCGTTTGTTTTGGATTTCTTCGTTGCTTTCATTATCATAAATATAATCACGAACCCAGCGGAACACTTGTCCGCCATTATTAACGGGTCCACCGATGATCCAATGATCTTTTGCAACGTAGTAACAGAATAAACGCCCTTCTGGATCAAGATATGGTTTGTTAGACATAACGCGAACAGCACCAGAGGTTCCGATTGTGATTGCTGCAACTCCTGTTCTATCGGCTCCTACCCCTAAGTTTGAAAGGGCCCCATCACTTGCTCCCATTGTTACAGCAGCATTTTGGTTTAAATTGATCTTTTTGGCTGCTTCAGATGTTAAGTGATCAATGGTGTAATCAGTATCAACTAATTCAGGAAGCTGATCACGGGTGGCCTTTGTCAGGCTGAGAGCCTGATCGTCCCAATCGAATGTATGCAGGTTGAAGTATCCGGTTGCATTTGCAATTGAATATTCCATTTTCATTTCGCCAGTTAAACGGTAAATAATATACTCTTTAATACCAATAATCCAACGAGATTTAACTAACAAATCTGCATTTTCTTCTGATAGCCAAATCAGTTTGGAAAGGGGACTCATCGGATGAATTGGTGTGCCAGTTGCTTCGTAAATTTTTTGACCAAGTTCAGAATTTTTTAGTTTAGTCGCATACTTAACAGCACGATTATCTGCCCATGTAATCACTCGAGTTAATGGTATGTTATTTTCATCTAATAACAACAAGCTGTGCATGGCAGACGAGAAGGAGATTCCAATAATTTGATCCTTATCAACCTCTTCTCCTACAGATTTAATGGTCTTTACAACGGCATTCCAAATTTCCTCAGGATTTTCCTCGGCCATATCTGGTTTGTCATGGTAAAGGGGATATTCAACGTTCGAATATGCAACAACTTTTCCATCAGTACTGTACAATATTGACTTTGTACTAGTTGTGCCTAAATCGGTTCCAATTATATATTTCATAATTTTTACTCCTTATCAGTTGCATGTCCGCCAAAACCATTCCGGAGAGCCGAAACAACTTTTCCAGAAAATGTATCGTTTTCAAGTGATCGGTAACGCATTAAGAGTGCCATGGCAATTACAGGAGTGGCAATCTCCTGATTAAGAGCCTCATCCAAGGTCCAACGACCTTCACCAGAAGAATGCATGGTTCCCTTAATGTTATCAAGGTTTCCGTCTTCTTTAAAAGCATCTTCTGCAAGCTCCATTAGCCAGCTGCGGATAACAGAGCCGTTATTCCACACGCGAGCAACAGCTTCGTTATCGTATTCAAAGGGACTATGTTCCAAAACATCGAACCCTTCTCCAATGGAGGCCATCATGCCGTATTCCACACCGTTATGTACCATTTTTAGATAATGACCACTACCGGCTTTTCCTGTGTATAAGTATCCATTTTTGGCAGCAATTGCCTTGAAAAGAGGTTCGATGATCTTAAATGCTTCTGCATCTCCACCTATCATAAAGTTTCCGTCGTTACGTGCGCCACTCATTCCACCTGAAGTACCGACATCAAAGAAATGAATTCCTTTTTCAGTAAATAGTTCATTATGTTTGATACTATCTTTGTAAAAGGAATTTCCGCCATCAATTATAATATCGTTTTTGGAAAGTTTTTCAGATAATTCGGTTAAAACGCTATCAGTTGGTTTGCCTGATGGTACCATTGCCCAAACAATCTTTTGCTCATCAAGTTGTGATAAAAGGTTGTCCATGTTTGAGGCTGTCATAATGTCTAGATTTTGCGCCTCTTTTAGATTTTTAGAATCCAAATCAAATCCAATAGGCTGATGTTTATTTTCTTTCATGTTTAAAGCCAGATTCATACCCATTTTTCCTAAACCAATTACTCCAACTTTCATATTTAAAATCCCCTTATATCAATTTTGTATCCGCTATCATTATATTAAAATTATTTTCATAATTCAAGAAAATTTGCTAAAATAAGTTTAAGAAATAAAAGAGGTAAAAAATAATGGCCGAAAATGTAAATGTTTCTTCACTAATCAATGCGTATTACTCCCGTTTGAATTTAAAAGAACAGAGTGTGGCAGATCATATTAGACAGGATCCAATTAAGGTAGTTGAGGGCACAATTTCAGATTTAGCAAAGGAAACTGAAGTTTCGCCTGCAACCATTACACGGCTAATCCATCATCTTGATTTTGACAGCTATAGGGATTTCAGAAGTGAGCTAACAAGATTGGTTAACCAAAAGGCTGGTTCTACGATTGATTTTCCTGAGACATTTGAATCAAGTATGCAAGCAGTCGCACGACGAACCTTTGATGAGGCTAGTATTGCATTTGAGCAAACCGTTAATTTATTAAACGAAGAAACGCTTACCGAAATTGTTAATAAGATATCAAATGCTGGTCAAATCGGATTTTATGGTTTGGGTGGTTCTTCTGTAGTAGCTCTTAGTGCGTACCATAAGTTTTTGCGGACGGGAATTCCTTGTCAACATAACATTGATTTTGATATTCAATTAATGCAAGCTTCACAGATGAAGAAGGGTGACGTGGCGATTATTATTTCTCATACTGGACGTAATACGCAGACGGAATTGATTGAAGATGTGCTAGTGGAGCAGGGCGTGACTATTATTGCAATTTCAAGTTTTGCTAATTCACCGATTGCGCAAAAGGCACGTTATAAATTGATTTCTGTCTCTGAGGAAACAAAAATGCGAATTGAAGGAATTACCTCAGAGCTAGTACAAATTGGACTAATTCAATCTTTGTTTTTGATGGTGATGATCCAGGATAATACGGGCATTGAGGGAGTTAGAAGGGTAATCAAACGGACCAGAACAAAGAAATAATTTGGGTAAGAAAAAGTATAAGTGTTATAACCTTTTTAACTTGGGTGCTAAAAAGGATTACGAAAAACTATACCCCAGAAGTTAGTATTTTACTTTAACTTCTGGGGTATACATTAAACTTCCATATTTTTTTAATTATCATTTTGCCACCGCGCAATTAACGGTAGTATCCAGCCTAGGGCGAGCATGATTGCCGGAGTAATGATGTTAAGAATTAGTTCATGCCAGTAGGTTCCACTACCAAACGGTACATCCTGTGGAAAGACACCAAAAGTAGCCGCAATAAATGTAACAGCGAAACACCAGAATCCAACCCAATAAGCAACTTTGTCATTTTTAATGAAGACGTAGGCTGAATTAAATTCACTGGATCTTTTACGGATTTGCATGAAAGCAAAGAAAATCCAGCACGTTACATATGGTGAAACAATTCCGTTTAGGTTAAGTAGCCAGTTGAATATTTCGTTCATGTTTGGTAAGAAAACGCCTAACAATAAAATTCCGGCACTTAAAGCTGAGGTTAATATATAACCGTTGATTGGAATTCCATTTTTATTTATTTTCAGTAGCTGTTTTGGCATAAAATGGGGGCTTGTGTCAGAAACAAGCATTCGCGTCATTGCGTCAAGTAGTAGTGCTAAGAGTGCAAACATGTATAAAAGCTGGGTGATTGTAAAAGCAAAAAGCATGGAATGCCCTAACCCAAGTTGTTGTCCAACAATGTCGAACGCATAATACGAGCCGTTCATTTTTAGATCAACTGGTAAATGATTATGATTGAAGAAGACACCAAGTGAAAACGATCCAAAAATAGTCAAAAAGCCAGCCATTGCGGTCAGTAGAATGATTGATTTAGGAAAGTCACGGCGAGGATTTTTCATCCGAGTTACGTAGGGTGCAACAATCTCTGATCCACTAGTTGCGTATATTAAAAGTCCTAAAGTAGATAAAAAATGTAAATTAAACTTAGGGACAAACATACCAACGTTTAAAGGCGCAGAGGCAATCTTGGCGCCTCCAACTAGGTCAACTGCAGTAAGGATAACAAATAAAACCGTCATTAAAAACATTGCTCCACCGCCGACAATGCTTAGAATTTGAAGTGAATGTCGAAGTCGGGACTGCAATAAGATAAAAACAATAAATACTAGGAACGTAAGAAGGGCAAACATCTGATTTGACATATTTCGTTCCATAGAATTATCACCGTTGATTAGCCATCCAATAGCGACAACAACTGAATTGGCAGTATCAACGACATAGGGGATCGAAGCCACCCAATAGGTCCAAGCGGTGAAAAAGCCAAGAGTTTCGCCGCTAGTTTCACGAATCCAAGTAGTTAAACCGCCACCCTCACTACTAAATGTAGATCCTAGCTGACCGACCATTAAGCCATATGGAATAATATACAAAGAAAACAGGATTATCCAGGACGTGATAACTCCTAAACCTTGATTCTTAAAATTATAAATTATGTCATCAAACCCAATTACATTTACAAATGCCATTAGGGCCAAGACTGGCCAGCTGATATACTGTAAGCTTGTCATTTTTTTCATAATTTTTAGTCCAATCTATTTAAAATTGTGCCAAAAAGTATTATACAGGAATTTAAGTTGAAGAAACAGAGAGTGGAACAAATCGGTAGCTTGTGAGGATGCTTTGTTTAACACAAAGCCAAGATACTCGGACGCTGTCCATTCCTATGGGCGAGGAACGCCGCATAGGAAGTGGCACTAGCTCATCAAATAAGGGTGCTTTGTTTCACAAAGCTTTAATATTCGTACGTTGTCCATTCCTATGGGCGAAGAGCGCCGCATAGGAAGTGGCACTAGCTCATCAAGTAAGGGTGCTTTGTTTCACAAAGCTTTAATATTCGTACGTTGTCCATTCCTATGGGCGAGAAACGCCTCATAGGAAGTGGCAACATAAAAACGGAGCTTTGACGTTTTTGGCCAAGGCTCCGTTCTTAGTTAACCGGAAGAAGTTGATTTGTGGAATTCACTTCAGATTATCCCTATTAATTATAGATGCTAGTAAGTTAAATATTTTTTTGGAGATGCCGGTATTGATGAGTACCAATAGATTGATCTTGCCAATATCTGAAACCATTTCTTTGGTACAGCTTTTCGGCCTGTGGATTCTCGAAATCAACTAATAACCCAAGTTTAGAAACACCACGTTTGTGAGCATAACCATTAAGCGATTGTAATAATTGGGAACCGATTCCCTGATGTTGAGCGTTAGGAGAAACTACGAGTGAATTCAAATACCATTCATCTGCAGACGCTTCAGGCTCATCGAAAACAGTTTGTGGAGCTAAACCAACCTCACTGAAGTGTTGATTAAATTCTTGAAAAAGAATCGCTTCCTCAGTACCGCGATAGCCAAGCGCAGTGCCTAAAATTTGATCGTCCTTTTTTGCTACAATGATGTCGGCAGCATTACCTAAGTAAAGCGAAGAGTTGAAAGTGGCTTCGAATAATTCTAAAACTTTAGAACGATCGTTTTGCAGCAGGATCGGAAGTTCCATATCATCCAGAATGATACTAATTAGCTGGACAACCTCGGGGATATCATTTTTTGTAGCACGAATTATTTGCAAGTCTAATTCTCCTTTGAAATATTGTTATATGAGGTAGTTCCTTGTTCTAAATTCCATGATCGAACAATTCGTGGCTCTTGGACGGGAGGACGTCGCTGAACCCAGCGATCTAGAATTGCTGCCAAACAGATGTAGACAGGAATATAGTGGTCATCGAAAACGTTTAGTTCGATGTAGGGACTACTATTGATTTGAACACGGTTGACTTCAAGTTTGTGCTTAAATCCTTGGCGAACATTGAAATGACAAGTTACAGTATCACCCATAATAATCCATCTTAGATTTTTAACGAACAAAAATCCCTTTATGAAGCCAACTGGGGTTGTGACGGTTCCAATTTCGTTGCCATTTTGAAAAATTTTGAAGGTTGGCGTATTTCCGTCGGTGATTTGTTTGAGCTCAGCTAATAGCGTTCCACCGACATCATAAACGGATAGAGCATCATTTTTAATGCCCCATTTGCCAACTAACATGTATTTTGAGTTATGTTTAGCATCGCGGATTATCGTTGCACCTTTATTTTCAAGGCCCTGACTTTTTAAATAATATCTTTGCATATTGGTAAACCTCTGAAAACTACTGTTTGTTTTGTGCAAGCTGTTCCAAAATTGCCTTTGCAACTCCATTTTCGTTATTTGTGACCGTCAGATGGTTTGTGATTTGTTTGATTTCTGGTGTTGCATTACCCATTGCATAACTAATACCAGCAATTTTAAGCATTGATGCATCGTTAAGATTATCGCCGATGGCCATAACTTGGGACATTGGAATGTTTAATTCGTCAGCATAGTGCTGAAGCGCAATTCCTTTTTGAGCACGAGGACTGTTGATTTCAATGTTGTTTTCAAATGATGAAGAAATTGTAATATCAATCTCAGACTCAATTGCTTCTTTAATTGGTTGAAGTTCTTTTTGACCACCATTTGCAAAAGCAACGATTTTTAAAATCTTTAAACGGTTGTCATCTAAAACTTCTTGGTAATCGTCAACGTAGC is a window of Pediococcus claussenii ATCC BAA-344 DNA encoding:
- a CDS encoding gluconate:H+ symporter; translated protein: MPFIVLTIGIIFLLLLIIKFKFNTYIALILTAVLVGIGLGMPLEKIATSIQNGIGGQLGELALVFGFGAILGRLVADAGGAYTISTTLIDFFGRKRLQIAIVIASFIIGLALFFEVGIVLLIPIVFAIAIEAQVPILYLGIPMGAALSVTHGFLPPHPAPTAIATTLGANVGHVLLFGIIIAIPTVYIAGPLFSKVAQKFVPDAFTGKPDLSKVGKQRRFNISEAPSFGLSVLTSLFPVILMTITTVYELVINKGVTPKHPDIVDQIVQLIGSPGIAMLISLLFALWAMGAHQHKNNAQITETIEEAVRSIAMLLLIIGGGGAFKQILIDGGVGAAVAKMFVGSSISPLLLGWLVAVLLRVSLGSATVAALTAAGLVAPLMTQTGVDPALMVIAIGSGSVAASHVNDAGFWMFKEYFNLSIKQTLLTWTVLETIIAFCGLVGVLMLNMVFH
- a CDS encoding gluconokinase, which encodes MKYIIGTDLGTTSTKSILYSTDGKVVAYSNVEYPLYHDKPDMAEENPEEIWNAVVKTIKSVGEEVDKDQIIGISFSSAMHSLLLLDENNIPLTRVITWADNRAVKYATKLKNSELGQKIYEATGTPIHPMSPLSKLIWLSEENADLLVKSRWIIGIKEYIIYRLTGEMKMEYSIANATGYFNLHTFDWDDQALSLTKATRDQLPELVDTDYTIDHLTSEAAKKINLNQNAAVTMGASDGALSNLGVGADRTGVAAITIGTSGAVRVMSNKPYLDPEGRLFCYYVAKDHWIIGGPVNNGGQVFRWVRDYIYDNESNEEIQNKRDPYDRITKDAANVPIGSHGIIFHPYFSGERAPLWNTDARGSMIGLTTSHTRADIARAVLEGIVLNLNQVLKLTESATKVNEIRATGGFARSTLWRQILTDVIGIPITIPESFESSCLAAAVLGLKAHGEINSIDKVHDMIGNTKEYAPISENHKQYVQVNKIYELVGKQLEPIYHDLAHYQRNLSQEMD
- a CDS encoding GNAT family N-acetyltransferase encodes the protein MQIIRATKNDIPEVVQLISIILDDMELPILLQNDRSKVLELFEATFNSSLYLGNAADIIVAKKDDQILGTALGYRGTEEAILFQEFNQHFSEVGLAPQTVFDEPEASADEWYLNSLVVSPNAQHQGIGSQLLQSLNGYAHKRGVSKLGLLVDFENPQAEKLYQRNGFRYWQDQSIGTHQYRHLQKNI
- a CDS encoding LURP-one-related/scramblase family protein; the encoded protein is MQRYYLKSQGLENKGATIIRDAKHNSKYMLVGKWGIKNDALSVYDVGGTLLAELKQITDGNTPTFKIFQNGNEIGTVTTPVGFIKGFLFVKNLRWIIMGDTVTCHFNVRQGFKHKLEVNRVQINSSPYIELNVFDDHYIPVYICLAAILDRWVQRRPPVQEPRIVRSWNLEQGTTSYNNISKEN
- the smpB gene encoding SsrA-binding protein SmpB; this translates as MAKKIKAKDDSLAQNKKARHDYAISDTVEAGIALTGTEIKSVRERRITLRDGFVQVRNDEAYLMNVNISEYAEGNQFNHDPLRNRKLLLHKKQILALEEQTKNKGITIVPLKVYLKKGFAKVLIGVAKGKREYDKRQDIKKRDQQREIERTLRRRAK
- a CDS encoding MurR/RpiR family transcriptional regulator, with the protein product MAENVNVSSLINAYYSRLNLKEQSVADHIRQDPIKVVEGTISDLAKETEVSPATITRLIHHLDFDSYRDFRSELTRLVNQKAGSTIDFPETFESSMQAVARRTFDEASIAFEQTVNLLNEETLTEIVNKISNAGQIGFYGLGGSSVVALSAYHKFLRTGIPCQHNIDFDIQLMQASQMKKGDVAIIISHTGRNTQTELIEDVLVEQGVTIIAISSFANSPIAQKARYKLISVSEETKMRIEGITSELVQIGLIQSLFLMVMIQDNTGIEGVRRVIKRTRTKK
- a CDS encoding APC family permease, with the translated sequence MKKMTSLQYISWPVLALMAFVNVIGFDDIIYNFKNQGLGVITSWIILFSLYIIPYGLMVGQLGSTFSSEGGGLTTWIRETSGETLGFFTAWTYWVASIPYVVDTANSVVVAIGWLINGDNSMERNMSNQMFALLTFLVFIVFILLQSRLRHSLQILSIVGGGAMFLMTVLFVILTAVDLVGGAKIASAPLNVGMFVPKFNLHFLSTLGLLIYATSGSEIVAPYVTRMKNPRRDFPKSIILLTAMAGFLTIFGSFSLGVFFNHNHLPVDLKMNGSYYAFDIVGQQLGLGHSMLFAFTITQLLYMFALLALLLDAMTRMLVSDTSPHFMPKQLLKINKNGIPINGYILTSALSAGILLLGVFLPNMNEIFNWLLNLNGIVSPYVTCWIFFAFMQIRKRSSEFNSAYVFIKNDKVAYWVGFWCFAVTFIAATFGVFPQDVPFGSGTYWHELILNIITPAIMLALGWILPLIARWQNDN
- the rnr gene encoding ribonuclease R, translated to MESNKLQASILNFLQKFPKRSFTAEEIFKGLELEGASVFNLLVKELAKMERSEKVAITREDKFKLATPKNQLLVEGVFHGNDRGFGFVSVEDDDIDDIYINEDHTAYALNNDIVEAKIIRPSKKGDDRGPEGIVKKIVERNFTQAVGTFEYAPEPDKNVLGHIAIRDKKLSSYQFDVLDGGIHPENGAVITVSVTQYPKPNSPKLIAGIAVETIGYKDDPGVDILQIIYQHDVPVDFPEDVLEEIKDIPDYVTEDEKVGRVDLTDEVLVTIDGDDSKDFDDAVAVTKLDNGNYRLLVSIADVSHYVKEGSPLDKEAYRRSTSVYLTDRVVPMLPRKLSNGICSLNPDVERLSMTSEMEINPEGKTVKHRIYPSVMRSHARLTYNNVNKILESDDEKTRERYADLVPMLELMAELHKILLKKRKHRGAIEFDDNEAQIIVDETGHPTDIKIRVRGTSERMIESFMLEANETVAEHYYSEHVPFLYRVHETPDGERMLSFFEFLTNFGHVVKGSPKDLKPKMLQGVLKQVAGTPEEAMISVMMLRSMKQAKYDAQSLGHFGLAAKYYTHFTSPIRRYPDLFVHRLIRHYRDDGISEESQSKYIAVLPEIAEHTSKLERRAVDTERDVDAMKKAEFMGDHVGEQFHAVVSSVMKFGLFVELENTVEGLIHISTMKDDYYEYVESQLALVGRNTRRTFQIGQEIDIQLMRVDKDQAEVDFELLHPENTPTSDIQLPPRQQRPRNGGNRGNHSNGNRNFNKNNGSKNGNHKPFYKDKNLKNRQQSGNSKATH
- the gnd gene encoding phosphogluconate dehydrogenase (NAD(+)-dependent, decarboxylating) — its product is MKVGVIGLGKMGMNLALNMKENKHQPIGFDLDSKNLKEAQNLDIMTASNMDNLLSQLDEQKIVWAMVPSGKPTDSVLTELSEKLSKNDIIIDGGNSFYKDSIKHNELFTEKGIHFFDVGTSGGMSGARNDGNFMIGGDAEAFKIIEPLFKAIAAKNGYLYTGKAGSGHYLKMVHNGVEYGMMASIGEGFDVLEHSPFEYDNEAVARVWNNGSVIRSWLMELAEDAFKEDGNLDNIKGTMHSSGEGRWTLDEALNQEIATPVIAMALLMRYRSLENDTFSGKVVSALRNGFGGHATDKE